From Neobacillus sp. PS2-9, the proteins below share one genomic window:
- the bshC gene encoding bacillithiol biosynthesis cysteine-adding enzyme BshC: MEILNLSLPATNRFASNYLEQSADIQPFFHYRYNDVEEDKKRMAELGGRIFPRREVAAHIESFMERFPTSEAVKKSIEKLRQNDSVVVIGGQQAGILTGPLYSIHKVISIIKLAEQKERQLGVPVVPVFWIAGEDHDFQEVNHVFVPVNQKVDKWTYPERVLQKKMVSDIELNKDVCVSWVQNIIENFGETEHTNTLLQFAEEQVSRSKNFVDFFANIIMELFKDYGLLIVDSGNKDFRLLQRDFFTQQIEQHETITFSVLEQQKQIGNKGYPITIDISDQAANLFFYDQKENERILLEYNRESNRFVGKSGTASFSKEELMELVNTKPEQLSNNVVTRPLMQEWLFPTIAFIAGPGEISYWAELKLVFEHFHIKMPPIVPRLNITFLDRSVETDILELKINITDVLTRGTEQEKEGFLLTIKDRELEEMFSKTKADLMEQYQLIEAKTEELDRGLLPMLKKNETYLLKEINFMQSKLEDAVKFRHNVILNKYARVDLALRPDGFPQERVWNVFYYLNEYGLTFIKDIMTEAFEFDGSHKVIKM; the protein is encoded by the coding sequence ATGGAGATTTTAAATCTCTCTTTACCAGCAACGAATCGGTTTGCTTCTAATTATTTGGAACAATCTGCTGATATCCAGCCTTTTTTTCACTATCGGTACAATGATGTAGAAGAAGATAAGAAAAGAATGGCGGAATTAGGCGGTAGAATATTTCCTCGCAGAGAGGTAGCTGCACACATAGAATCCTTCATGGAACGCTTTCCAACTTCAGAGGCTGTAAAGAAATCAATAGAAAAATTAAGACAAAATGATAGCGTCGTTGTCATTGGTGGCCAACAGGCTGGAATTCTAACAGGACCGCTTTATTCCATCCATAAGGTCATCTCCATTATTAAATTAGCAGAACAAAAAGAAAGACAACTAGGTGTTCCTGTGGTACCAGTTTTTTGGATTGCTGGGGAAGACCATGATTTTCAAGAAGTAAATCATGTATTTGTGCCAGTTAACCAAAAAGTTGACAAATGGACCTACCCTGAAAGAGTACTCCAAAAGAAAATGGTATCGGATATAGAACTAAATAAAGATGTATGTGTATCATGGGTACAAAACATCATTGAAAATTTTGGCGAAACAGAACATACAAATACACTTTTGCAGTTTGCAGAAGAACAAGTTAGTAGGTCCAAGAACTTCGTTGATTTTTTTGCAAACATTATTATGGAATTGTTCAAAGATTATGGATTGTTGATTGTTGATTCAGGAAATAAAGATTTTCGTTTATTACAAAGGGACTTCTTTACTCAGCAAATAGAACAACATGAAACCATCACGTTTTCGGTCCTTGAGCAGCAAAAGCAAATTGGAAATAAAGGCTACCCGATTACTATAGATATTAGTGACCAAGCGGCAAACCTATTTTTTTATGATCAAAAAGAAAATGAGCGTATCCTCCTAGAATACAATCGAGAATCGAACCGTTTTGTGGGGAAAAGTGGAACAGCTTCTTTTTCAAAAGAAGAATTAATGGAGCTTGTGAACACAAAGCCGGAACAATTAAGCAATAATGTGGTGACTCGTCCTCTTATGCAAGAATGGCTATTCCCAACCATAGCATTTATTGCAGGACCTGGGGAAATTTCCTACTGGGCAGAGCTAAAACTTGTATTTGAGCATTTTCATATTAAGATGCCGCCGATTGTCCCACGCTTAAATATTACATTCCTGGATCGGTCTGTTGAAACAGATATTTTAGAATTAAAGATAAATATAACTGATGTTTTAACTAGAGGAACGGAACAAGAAAAGGAAGGCTTTCTTTTAACCATTAAGGATAGAGAGTTAGAAGAGATGTTTTCAAAGACAAAAGCTGACTTAATGGAGCAGTATCAACTTATTGAAGCAAAAACAGAGGAACTTGACCGTGGGCTGCTTCCGATGCTAAAGAAGAATGAAACGTACTTACTGAAAGAAATTAACTTTATGCAATCAAAACTTGAAGATGCGGTTAAGTTTAGACATAATGTGATATTAAATAAATATGCTCGAGTGGATCTTGCGTTAAGGCCAGATGGCTTTCCACAAGAACGGGTTTGGAATGTATTTTATTATTTGAACGAATATGGATTGACATTTATTAAAGATATCATGACAGAGGCATTTGAATTTGATGGTAGCCATAAGGTTATAAAAATGTAG
- a CDS encoding DUF3397 domain-containing protein → MSSILSSVLTVLFALPIFGSILVFLFGKIITKNSRRALHISLDYTTILYIISVHFLIVTIWKISLFWLIILIMIVIAMMFVLVHWKVKEEIILQKVMKGFWRFNFMLFFLVYIALTFYGVISSVVTFSFST, encoded by the coding sequence GTGAGTAGTATTCTGTCCTCTGTGTTAACAGTTCTTTTTGCATTACCAATTTTTGGATCTATTTTGGTCTTTTTATTTGGAAAAATAATAACAAAAAATTCACGGAGAGCTCTTCATATCTCACTAGATTACACCACTATTTTATATATTATTTCTGTCCATTTTTTAATTGTTACGATTTGGAAAATATCATTGTTTTGGTTAATAATACTAATAATGATAGTAATAGCAATGATGTTTGTTCTTGTTCATTGGAAAGTTAAGGAAGAGATCATTCTTCAAAAGGTTATGAAAGGCTTTTGGCGATTTAATTTTATGCTGTTTTTTCTAGTATACATTGCCCTCACTTTTTATGGCGTAATTTCAAGTGTTGTCACTTTTAGCTTTTCAACATAA
- a CDS encoding 2-dehydropantoate 2-reductase, translated as MKVGIIGAGSIGLLFASYISRSYEVTIYTKTENQASQINENGIILQKKAERTVSLVKALPISKWKGTEDLTLITVKQYQLTPVLEIINQLPYDPDNLLFLQNGMGHLKWLKELKNKNIFVGTVEHGALKENAFTVSHKGEGATNVAPFRGDCSFLQSFLAAVPSDFPIYVQEDYYSMLMNKLIVNAVINPLTSILHVKNGELIQNEHFFRVLTNLFDEISFILNLNHPEEHFRQVMEICKKTAENRSSMLKDIEMNRLTEVDAILGFILEEANKQEKQAPLLENVYHFIKGKEPTKGGVL; from the coding sequence ATGAAGGTTGGAATCATTGGGGCTGGGTCAATTGGACTATTATTTGCGTCCTATATCAGTAGAAGTTATGAAGTAACAATTTATACAAAGACTGAAAATCAAGCTTCACAAATTAATGAAAATGGAATTATTCTTCAAAAAAAAGCCGAAAGAACGGTATCCTTAGTAAAGGCACTTCCAATTTCAAAGTGGAAGGGAACTGAGGATTTAACCCTTATTACGGTTAAACAATATCAACTTACTCCGGTGTTAGAGATTATTAATCAGCTTCCTTATGATCCTGATAACCTATTATTTTTACAAAATGGTATGGGGCATTTAAAGTGGTTAAAAGAATTAAAGAATAAAAACATATTTGTAGGTACGGTTGAACATGGTGCATTGAAGGAAAATGCCTTTACTGTCAGCCATAAAGGTGAAGGTGCAACAAACGTGGCGCCTTTTAGAGGGGATTGCTCCTTCTTACAAAGCTTTTTAGCTGCAGTACCTTCTGATTTTCCAATCTATGTGCAAGAAGATTATTATTCGATGCTAATGAATAAATTAATTGTTAATGCGGTTATTAATCCATTAACCTCTATTCTGCATGTGAAAAATGGGGAATTAATTCAGAATGAACATTTTTTTCGCGTTTTAACGAACCTTTTTGATGAAATATCCTTCATTTTGAACTTAAACCACCCAGAGGAACACTTTCGACAAGTGATGGAAATCTGTAAGAAAACTGCCGAGAATCGTTCCTCTATGTTAAAAGATATCGAGATGAATCGGCTGACAGAAGTAGACGCCATTCTCGGTTTTATCCTTGAGGAGGCAAACAAGCAGGAAAAACAGGCTCCTCTATTAGAGAACGTCTATCATTTTATTAAGGGAAAAGAACCAACAAAGGGGGGAGTGTTGTGA
- a CDS encoding acyl-CoA carboxylase subunit beta: MTTTNMLNDQLNANRKQIEAGGHPKYHEKLKSQNKMFVRDRLALLFDDGKYEEDGKFANFKAADLPADGVVTAIGKINGQTVCVMANDSTIKAGSWGARTVEKIIRIQEVAEKLRVPLFYLVDSAGARITDQLEMFPNRRGAGKIFYNQVKLSGMIPQICILFGPSAAGGAYIPAFCDIVIMVDQNASMYLGSPRMAEKVIGEKVTLEEMGGARMHCSVSGCGDVLAYSEEEAIESAKRYISYFPASFKEKTKRANGVAPKEGRDLEAIIPENQNAPFDMYECIDRLIDQDSFYEVKKLFAPELITGLARMDGRAVGIIANQPKVKGGVLFVDSADKAAKFIQLCDAFHIPLLFLADVPGFMIGTKVERAGIIRHGAKLIAAMSSATVPKISVIVRKAYGAGLYAMAGPAFEPDCCIALPTAQIAVMGPEAAVNAVYSNKINEIEDPKEKIKFVQEKHKEYKEHIDIYKLASELIVDEIVAPSELRDVLIQRLDYYQSKELNFSDRKHPVYPV, encoded by the coding sequence ATGACGACCACTAACATGTTAAATGATCAATTAAATGCAAATAGAAAACAAATCGAGGCTGGCGGACACCCTAAATATCATGAAAAGCTGAAATCACAGAATAAGATGTTTGTTCGTGATAGACTTGCCCTATTATTTGATGATGGCAAATATGAGGAAGACGGGAAATTTGCTAATTTTAAAGCAGCTGATCTTCCTGCTGATGGTGTAGTCACAGCGATTGGTAAAATTAATGGCCAAACTGTTTGCGTCATGGCTAATGATTCTACCATTAAAGCAGGTTCTTGGGGAGCAAGAACAGTTGAAAAAATTATTCGTATCCAAGAAGTAGCGGAAAAATTAAGGGTGCCGTTATTTTATCTTGTGGACTCTGCGGGAGCGAGAATTACTGATCAGTTAGAGATGTTCCCAAACCGTAGAGGGGCAGGGAAAATATTTTATAATCAGGTGAAGCTTTCCGGTATGATTCCGCAGATATGTATTTTGTTTGGGCCTTCCGCTGCTGGAGGAGCATATATCCCAGCATTCTGTGATATTGTTATCATGGTTGACCAAAATGCATCCATGTATTTAGGATCCCCCCGTATGGCTGAAAAGGTTATAGGCGAAAAGGTAACGCTGGAGGAAATGGGCGGAGCACGTATGCACTGTTCAGTAAGCGGTTGTGGAGATGTTCTTGCCTATAGTGAGGAAGAAGCTATTGAATCAGCTAAGAGATACATTAGTTATTTTCCAGCCAGCTTTAAAGAAAAAACGAAGAGGGCAAATGGCGTCGCACCAAAAGAAGGTAGAGATTTAGAAGCAATTATCCCTGAAAATCAAAATGCACCTTTTGATATGTATGAATGTATTGATAGACTCATTGATCAAGATAGTTTCTATGAAGTGAAGAAATTATTTGCCCCAGAGCTAATCACCGGGTTAGCTAGAATGGATGGAAGAGCTGTTGGAATTATAGCTAACCAACCAAAAGTAAAAGGCGGCGTTTTATTTGTCGATTCTGCTGATAAGGCCGCTAAATTTATTCAGCTTTGTGATGCCTTCCATATTCCATTATTGTTTTTAGCAGATGTTCCAGGATTTATGATTGGTACTAAAGTTGAACGAGCTGGGATTATTCGTCATGGAGCCAAGTTAATTGCAGCTATGAGCTCTGCAACAGTACCAAAGATTTCTGTTATTGTTAGAAAAGCTTACGGGGCAGGGCTATATGCAATGGCCGGACCTGCCTTTGAACCAGATTGCTGTATTGCTCTTCCTACGGCTCAAATTGCAGTAATGGGACCAGAAGCAGCAGTAAATGCAGTATATTCTAATAAAATTAATGAAATTGAAGATCCGAAGGAAAAAATAAAGTTCGTTCAAGAAAAACATAAGGAATATAAGGAGCATATTGACATTTACAAGCTGGCTTCAGAGCTAATTGTCGATGAAATTGTTGCTCCATCCGAATTAAGAGACGTACTTATTCAGCGCCTTGATTACTATCAATCAAAAGAATTAAACTTTAGTGACCGAAAGCATCCTGTATACCCAGTTTGA
- a CDS encoding acetyl-CoA carboxylase biotin carboxyl carrier protein subunit, translating into MKEITATMAGTVLNIFVANGDQVNVGQEVLMLESMKMEIPIESSTEGTVLNVKVTIGDFVNEGDVLIVLE; encoded by the coding sequence ATGAAAGAAATTACAGCAACTATGGCAGGTACGGTATTAAATATTTTTGTAGCAAATGGTGACCAAGTAAATGTTGGCCAAGAAGTATTAATGCTTGAGTCTATGAAAATGGAGATTCCAATCGAGAGCAGCACGGAGGGTACTGTGTTAAATGTAAAGGTTACTATAGGTGACTTCGTAAATGAAGGCGATGTTCTTATAGTATTAGAATAA
- a CDS encoding acetyl-CoA carboxylase biotin carboxylase subunit, with the protein MQKILIANRGEIALRIIRTCQEMGIETIAIYSDADKDMPFVKAATKAVYVGEPPVNKSYLQVDKILEIAKSEKVDAIHPGYGFLSENAAFAKKAIKEGIIFIGPKPETIELMGDKIVSRQTMEKAGVPVVPGSGNGLRTIEEACSLAMEIGYPIMLKASGGGGGIGMVLCENEQALVKSYDSTKTRAMAYFGSDEVFIEKYIADARHVEIQVFGDSAGNIVHLFERDCSIQRRHQKVVEESPSPFLTETVRKKMYETAVKAAHAVDYINAGTIEFIVDEAGNFYFLEMNTRLQVEHPVTEMITGLDLVKWQILVARGGKLPLLQSEINSNGSAIEFRLYAEDPVRFLPSPGKITSLKMNETKGVRIDSGYVEGGTVTPFYDPMIAKCIVYGQTREEVLSTAEGFFKDVVIEGIKTNVPLFLSILADTDFQKGVYTTSFLTKNLVK; encoded by the coding sequence GTGCAAAAAATATTAATTGCCAATAGAGGAGAAATTGCACTTCGTATCATAAGGACCTGTCAGGAGATGGGGATTGAAACGATTGCTATTTATTCAGATGCTGACAAGGATATGCCTTTTGTAAAAGCCGCAACTAAGGCTGTGTATGTAGGTGAGCCACCAGTAAACAAATCCTATTTACAAGTTGATAAAATCTTGGAAATAGCAAAAAGTGAAAAAGTGGATGCCATTCATCCCGGTTACGGCTTTTTATCTGAAAATGCAGCGTTTGCCAAAAAAGCTATTAAAGAAGGAATTATTTTTATTGGACCAAAACCAGAAACAATCGAATTAATGGGGGATAAAATAGTTTCGCGACAAACGATGGAAAAGGCTGGAGTACCAGTAGTACCTGGAAGTGGTAATGGTTTAAGAACTATTGAAGAAGCCTGTAGTTTAGCAATGGAGATTGGATATCCTATTATGCTTAAGGCAAGCGGCGGTGGCGGTGGAATTGGAATGGTGCTTTGTGAAAATGAGCAAGCGCTCGTTAAGTCCTATGATTCGACTAAAACCCGAGCCATGGCTTACTTTGGTTCAGACGAGGTTTTTATTGAAAAATATATTGCTGATGCTAGACATGTGGAAATTCAAGTGTTTGGGGATTCTGCAGGAAACATCGTGCATTTGTTTGAAAGGGATTGCTCAATTCAAAGAAGGCATCAAAAGGTTGTGGAAGAATCACCATCTCCTTTTCTAACTGAAACAGTTAGAAAAAAGATGTATGAGACTGCGGTGAAAGCGGCTCATGCGGTTGATTATATTAACGCGGGTACCATCGAATTTATCGTTGATGAAGCGGGGAACTTTTACTTTTTAGAAATGAATACTCGTCTTCAGGTCGAACATCCAGTAACAGAGATGATTACAGGACTTGATTTAGTAAAATGGCAAATACTTGTAGCTCGAGGTGGGAAATTACCTTTGCTGCAATCTGAAATTAACTCAAATGGAAGTGCTATTGAATTCCGCTTATACGCAGAGGATCCTGTTCGTTTTTTGCCGTCACCAGGAAAAATTACTTCTCTTAAAATGAATGAGACAAAAGGAGTCAGAATTGATTCTGGCTATGTGGAGGGGGGAACGGTAACACCGTTCTATGATCCAATGATTGCAAAATGTATTGTTTATGGACAGACAAGAGAAGAGGTATTATCGACTGCGGAAGGATTCTTTAAGGATGTGGTGATTGAAGGGATTAAAACAAATGTGCCCCTGTTTTTATCCATTCTAGCTGATACTGATTTCCAAAAAGGGGTGTATACTACGAGTTTTCTTACAAAAAATTTAGTGAAATAA
- a CDS encoding N-acetyltransferase, translated as MRAKVEKLKVNFKTLEEFKKFKEYGIQELSMLEDLEANMVEDDSESPFYGIYFGDKLVARMSLYQIDAKFDRYFYPAQNYLELWKLEVLADYQGKGFGKALVEFAKNFGLPIKTNPRVQSSGFWEKMGFSKVDYDMERDRGENPLVWYPEGVEPQQ; from the coding sequence ATGAGAGCAAAAGTGGAGAAACTAAAAGTTAACTTTAAAACATTAGAAGAATTTAAAAAGTTTAAAGAATATGGAATTCAGGAGTTATCCATGCTTGAAGACCTTGAAGCCAATATGGTTGAAGATGATAGTGAATCACCATTTTACGGTATTTATTTCGGGGACAAACTAGTAGCACGAATGAGTTTATATCAAATTGATGCGAAATTCGATCGTTATTTTTATCCAGCACAAAATTATTTAGAATTATGGAAGCTGGAAGTACTAGCAGATTATCAAGGGAAGGGCTTTGGTAAAGCTCTTGTCGAATTCGCGAAGAACTTTGGTCTACCTATTAAGACAAATCCAAGAGTACAATCAAGTGGTTTTTGGGAAAAGATGGGCTTTTCTAAAGTTGATTACGATATGGAACGGGATCGTGGGGAAAATCCACTAGTTTGGTATCCAGAAGGCGTGGAACCGCAACAATAA
- a CDS encoding RsfA family transcriptional regulator, translating into MSPTRQDAWSQDEDLLLAEVVLRHIREGGTQLQAFEEVGKQLSRTSAACGFRWNSYVRKQYKSGIELAKRQRKELKKQVVTTEGEVIQDSVKVETVSSPVGCEQGTTITFPAVIHFLEGIHQKAEDWASYEVDRKNSLDKIKELEKKTFYLAAENERLSKNLKAIEEDYRSLIEIMERARKMVVLQDEDRQQKVKFQMDKNGNLERVEK; encoded by the coding sequence ATGTCACCTACTCGACAAGATGCGTGGTCCCAAGACGAAGACTTATTACTCGCTGAAGTTGTGTTACGGCATATCCGTGAAGGTGGGACACAATTGCAGGCGTTTGAAGAAGTAGGCAAACAGCTTTCGCGTACTTCGGCTGCTTGTGGTTTCCGTTGGAACTCATATGTACGTAAACAATATAAATCAGGTATTGAGCTTGCTAAAAGACAAAGAAAAGAACTAAAAAAGCAAGTAGTCACCACAGAAGGTGAGGTCATTCAAGATTCAGTTAAGGTTGAGACAGTCTCATCACCTGTAGGTTGTGAACAGGGAACTACCATTACTTTTCCTGCTGTCATTCATTTCTTAGAAGGAATCCATCAAAAGGCGGAAGATTGGGCAAGTTATGAAGTGGACAGGAAGAACTCTCTTGATAAAATTAAAGAGTTAGAAAAGAAGACTTTTTATCTAGCTGCAGAAAATGAAAGATTGTCTAAGAATTTAAAGGCTATTGAAGAGGATTACCGCTCATTAATTGAGATTATGGAAAGAGCACGGAAAATGGTTGTGCTACAAGATGAAGACAGACAACAAAAGGTAAAATTCCAGATGGACAAAAATGGTAATCTGGAAAGGGTAGAAAAATAG
- a CDS encoding enoyl-CoA hydratase/isomerase family protein, translating into MSYLIEKTEKGYLLFTITRAEKRNAINYEVMQGLMEVMKRATEPDVLALIITGIGDRAFCSGGDLSVFHLLHSKEEAFPMLSKMSNILYSLLTLPIPTISLINGTAIGGGCELATACDFRLARKGIKAGFVQGKQAITTGWGGGSILGEKLTLSNAMKLLMEAEMKTAEELKEAGFIDALFENDALEACEAFLENILKKELSVLQSYKKMWIRKWEEAKLRERIEEEVRTCALLWESDAHHNYVNNFINKKTMNKD; encoded by the coding sequence TTGTCATATTTAATTGAAAAAACAGAGAAGGGTTATTTATTATTTACCATTACAAGAGCTGAAAAGAGAAACGCAATTAATTACGAAGTAATGCAAGGCTTAATGGAGGTAATGAAAAGAGCAACAGAACCGGATGTTTTGGCATTAATCATTACTGGTATAGGAGATCGTGCTTTTTGTTCAGGTGGAGATTTGTCGGTTTTTCACCTTCTTCATTCAAAAGAAGAGGCTTTTCCTATGCTTTCTAAAATGTCAAACATTCTCTACTCCTTATTGACCCTGCCTATTCCCACTATATCACTTATAAATGGGACGGCTATTGGGGGAGGCTGTGAGCTTGCAACAGCCTGCGATTTCCGTTTGGCTAGAAAAGGAATAAAAGCAGGATTTGTTCAAGGGAAACAAGCAATAACCACTGGCTGGGGAGGCGGTTCGATTTTAGGAGAAAAGCTCACTCTGTCAAATGCAATGAAGCTTCTAATGGAAGCGGAGATGAAAACAGCAGAAGAGTTAAAAGAGGCTGGTTTTATTGATGCTCTCTTTGAAAATGACGCATTAGAAGCTTGTGAGGCGTTCCTAGAAAACATACTAAAGAAAGAGTTAAGTGTACTGCAATCCTATAAGAAGATGTGGATTAGGAAATGGGAGGAAGCGAAGCTGCGAGAACGGATAGAAGAAGAGGTAAGGACTTGTGCCTTATTATGGGAAAGCGATGCCCACCATAACTATGTAAATAATTTTATTAATAAAAAAACCATGAATAAAGATTAA